Proteins co-encoded in one Populus trichocarpa isolate Nisqually-1 chromosome 10, P.trichocarpa_v4.1, whole genome shotgun sequence genomic window:
- the LOC7458596 gene encoding ras-related protein RABE1c yields MAAPPARARADYDYLIKLLLIGDSGVGKSCLLLRFSDGSFTTSFITTIGIDFKIRTIELDGRRIKLQIWDTAGQERFRTITTAYYRGAMGILLVYDVTDESSFNNIRNWIRNIEQHASDNVNKILVGNKADMDESKRAVPTSKGQALADEYGIKFFETSAKTNLNVEEVFFSIARDIKQRISETDSRAEPQTIRINQPDQAANGGQAAQKSACCGS; encoded by the exons ATGGCTGCACCACCAGCAAGGGCTCGTGCTGATTATGATTACTTGATTAAGCTTCTCTTGATTGGTGACAGCg GCGTGGGGAAGAGTTGTCTGCTTTTGCGTTTTTCTGATGGTTCCTTCACAACCAGTTTCATTACCACCATTGG CATTGATTTTAAGATAAGAACCATCGAGCTTGATGGTAGACGGATTAAATTGCAAATTTGGGATACAGCAGGCCAGGAGCGTTTCCGAACTATCACAACAG CTTATTACCGAGGAGCCATGGGGATTTTGCTCGTGTATGATGTTACTGATGAATCATCTTTCAATA ATATTAGGAACTGGATTCGCAACATTGAACAACATGCTTCTGACAATGTCAACAAGATACTGGTGGGAAACAAAGCAGACATGGATGAAAGCAAAAGG GCTGTGCCCACTTCCAAGGGCCAAGCTCTTGCTGATGAGTATGGGATCAAGTTCTTTGAAACT AGTGCCAAGACAAATTTGAACGTGGAGGAGGTCTTCTTTTCAATTGCGAGGGATATCAAGCAAAGGATCTCAGAAACTGATTCCAGGGCAGAG CCTCAAACAATCAGGATTAACCAACCAGATCAAGCAGCAAATGGTGGCCAAGCTGCCCAAAAGTCAGCTTGCTGTGGATCATAA